One window from the genome of Metabacillus flavus encodes:
- a CDS encoding AIM24 family protein produces MEDRYSINEFISATKQSERKQGFFELETPRMLEVNLDGLVWSKAGAMIAYKGQIKFEREGILEHGMGKFLKKAFTGEGSSLMKANGSGQLYLADQGKKITILSLNNESITVNGNDLLAFDPAIEWDIKLMRKVAGMLSGGLFNIHLSGKGLVAITSHYEPLTLFAERGKPVYTDPNATVAWSGGLQPEFVTDVSLKTFLGRGSGESIQMKFDGDGFIVVQPFEEIYMSQQS; encoded by the coding sequence ATGGAAGACCGTTATTCTATCAATGAATTTATTTCCGCCACGAAGCAATCGGAGAGAAAGCAGGGTTTCTTTGAGTTGGAGACGCCGAGGATGCTGGAAGTGAATCTTGACGGGCTTGTATGGTCAAAAGCGGGGGCGATGATCGCTTATAAGGGACAGATCAAATTTGAAAGAGAAGGCATTCTGGAGCACGGCATGGGGAAATTTTTAAAAAAAGCTTTTACTGGCGAAGGTTCTTCCCTGATGAAAGCAAATGGATCCGGTCAGCTGTATTTAGCCGATCAAGGGAAAAAGATTACCATTCTTTCATTAAATAATGAATCGATTACCGTTAATGGCAATGATCTTCTGGCATTTGATCCTGCAATCGAATGGGATATTAAGCTAATGCGAAAGGTCGCAGGTATGCTTTCAGGCGGGCTTTTTAATATTCATTTAAGCGGGAAGGGGCTCGTTGCTATCACATCTCATTATGAACCTCTTACTCTCTTTGCAGAACGGGGAAAACCGGTCTATACCGATCCGAATGCAACTGTTGCGTGGTCCGGCGGGCTTCAGCCTGAATTCGTAACGGATGTCTCGTTAAAAACCTTTCTTGGCAGAGGAAGCGGGGAATCTATTCAAATGAAGTTTGATGGAGATGGTTTTATTGTGGTACAGCCTTTTGAAGAGATTTATATGAGTCAGCAAAGCTGA
- a CDS encoding DUF6123 family protein — translation MTCDLAEYLDRLYAKGFKFGDETIRFIYFGKSYTGAVDSQVISAIELTLKIQKSFEGSFFMSLLEIFVEGEVMTKAMALEKVRSLRLLV, via the coding sequence ATGACTTGCGATCTAGCAGAGTATCTCGATCGTTTATATGCGAAAGGCTTTAAATTTGGGGATGAGACCATCCGGTTTATCTATTTTGGAAAAAGCTATACCGGTGCGGTTGATAGCCAGGTTATTTCCGCTATAGAGCTGACGCTTAAAATTCAGAAGTCGTTTGAAGGATCTTTTTTTATGTCGCTTCTTGAGATCTTTGTAGAGGGAGAAGTAATGACGAAAGCGATGGCATTGGAAAAGGTGCGTTCGCTGCGGCTGCTCGTATAA
- a CDS encoding reverse transcriptase-like protein — translation MRVRINWTYQSPKKQTALFQSDELEANLALLLSDDLERTGRTKTIEFEDTRGVTWTKKEMLKLMEELEEEPSSVIVYFDGSFDKETGKSGAGAAIYYKIGKENYRVRINRNLDELSSNNEAEFAAMLLGANYLEELGVTGQNVRFKGDSLVVVNQLSGEWPCYEEQHQVWINRIEEVLSKLKVTGDYESVPRKENKEADQLSKQAIQGMDVTSQIKLD, via the coding sequence ATGAGAGTCAGGATTAATTGGACGTATCAATCCCCTAAAAAACAAACCGCATTGTTTCAATCAGATGAATTGGAGGCCAATTTAGCGCTTTTGCTTTCTGACGATTTGGAACGGACGGGAAGAACAAAAACCATTGAGTTTGAGGATACCCGGGGAGTAACCTGGACAAAGAAGGAAATGCTTAAATTAATGGAAGAGCTTGAAGAGGAACCTTCTTCTGTCATCGTTTATTTTGATGGAAGTTTTGATAAAGAAACAGGAAAAAGCGGTGCTGGAGCTGCGATTTATTATAAAATCGGCAAAGAAAACTACAGGGTTCGAATTAACCGGAATCTTGATGAACTGTCCTCGAACAATGAGGCAGAATTTGCGGCAATGCTTCTCGGAGCCAATTATCTTGAGGAGCTTGGGGTTACCGGACAGAATGTGCGATTCAAGGGCGATTCACTGGTGGTCGTAAATCAGCTTTCAGGAGAATGGCCGTGCTATGAGGAACAGCATCAAGTATGGATTAATCGAATTGAGGAAGTATTGTCTAAGCTGAAGGTGACGGGTGACTATGAATCCGTTCCAAGAAAAGAGAACAAGGAAGCTGACCAGCTGTCCAAACAGGCGATTCAAGGTATGGATGTAACCAGCCAGATTAAATTGGATTAA
- a CDS encoding HD domain-containing protein, giving the protein MNKIMIKTDAERLVKERLGNEGSGHDWLHIDRVRKLSIQLAEGTEADEFIVELAALLHDLPDRKLADDRRMSRLEVETMLTSLSVGDDERTQIMHIIDTISFKGTGRTIPETIEGKIVQDADRLDAIGAIGIARTFIYAGSKGTPVYEPDGSDSAIQHFYDKLLKLKGLMNTDAGRKKAEERHRFMEVYLETFFKEWDR; this is encoded by the coding sequence GTGAATAAAATAATGATAAAAACCGATGCTGAGCGGCTTGTTAAGGAACGTCTTGGAAATGAAGGGTCCGGTCACGACTGGCTTCACATTGACCGGGTCAGGAAGCTTTCCATCCAGCTGGCGGAAGGAACAGAGGCAGATGAATTTATTGTGGAACTCGCTGCCTTGCTTCATGATCTTCCAGACCGTAAATTAGCCGATGACAGAAGGATGAGCAGATTGGAAGTCGAAACCATGCTGACCTCATTATCGGTCGGAGATGATGAACGCACCCAAATCATGCATATTATCGATACCATTTCATTTAAGGGAACAGGAAGGACGATTCCTGAGACAATCGAGGGCAAAATTGTCCAGGATGCCGATCGGCTTGACGCGATAGGAGCGATTGGAATAGCACGTACTTTTATCTATGCAGGAAGCAAAGGCACACCGGTTTATGAGCCGGACGGAAGTGATTCTGCCATTCAGCACTTTTACGATAAGCTGCTTAAGCTTAAAGGACTGATGAATACAGATGCCGGCAGAAAAAAGGCAGAAGAGAGACACCGGTTCATGGAAGTGTATCTCGAAACTTTTTTTAAGGAATGGGATAGGTAG
- a CDS encoding reverse transcriptase-like protein — translation MIEVYIDGASAGDPGPSGAGIVIKGNGAAETFSYPLGTMSNHEAEFHALILGLKLCVEKQYKTVSFRTDSQLVERAAENRYAKNKLFAPLLAEAESLIDQLDLFFIKWIPSKVNPADQIAKEGIRKNEK, via the coding sequence ATGATTGAAGTGTATATTGATGGAGCCAGTGCCGGCGATCCAGGCCCTTCCGGTGCTGGAATTGTTATCAAAGGAAATGGCGCTGCTGAGACCTTCTCCTACCCGCTCGGTACGATGTCCAATCATGAAGCAGAATTCCACGCCTTGATCCTTGGATTGAAGCTATGCGTGGAAAAGCAGTACAAAACCGTCTCATTCCGGACCGACTCCCAGCTGGTCGAACGAGCCGCCGAGAATCGATATGCTAAAAACAAGCTGTTTGCCCCATTATTAGCAGAAGCAGAGAGCCTGATTGATCAGCTCGATTTATTTTTTATCAAATGGATCCCTTCTAAAGTCAATCCTGCAGACCAAATAGCAAAGGAAGGCATCCGAAAAAATGAAAAATAG
- a CDS encoding zinc-finger domain-containing protein, with protein sequence MNRKQKLDEIGELLDTYCVDCLLKQHFRKEYGKTYAHSFCISQCTVGLKLKELGEKLS encoded by the coding sequence ATGAATAGAAAACAAAAATTGGATGAAATAGGGGAGCTTTTGGATACGTATTGCGTGGATTGCCTGCTGAAGCAGCATTTTCGCAAGGAATATGGTAAAACTTATGCCCATTCGTTTTGCATCAGTCAATGTACTGTTGGTTTAAAGCTGAAGGAGCTTGGTGAAAAGCTTTCATGA
- the cspD gene encoding cold-shock protein CspD gives MQNGKVKWFNNEKGFGFIEVEGGEDVFVHFTAIQGEGFKSLEEGQEVSFEIVEGNRGPQAANVTKL, from the coding sequence ATGCAAAATGGCAAAGTAAAATGGTTTAACAACGAAAAAGGTTTCGGATTCATTGAAGTTGAAGGCGGAGAAGATGTATTCGTTCACTTCACTGCTATTCAAGGCGAAGGTTTCAAATCATTAGAGGAAGGTCAGGAAGTTTCTTTCGAAATCGTTGAAGGAAATCGTGGACCTCAAGCTGCAAACGTTACAAAACTGTAA
- a CDS encoding class I SAM-dependent methyltransferase, translating to MEAENLWNSNSGNWHSRSRDMWENGSRKEIIPFFAKHVGQAGLILDIGCGDGYGSLKLAQLGYKVKGIDFSEEMIAIAKREAILNGLEFERGDVMKLPFENDQADALLVINCLEWVQEPKQALLELVRVLKPGGAACIAVLGPTAGPRSNSYPRLNGEPAICNTMMPWEFARLAEENKWKLLDQQSVYKDGVKREMAGSLSLELKQALSFLTLFMFKNEKEMK from the coding sequence ATGGAAGCAGAAAATCTTTGGAACTCCAATTCCGGTAATTGGCATTCAAGAAGCAGGGATATGTGGGAGAACGGAAGCAGGAAGGAGATTATTCCTTTCTTTGCAAAACACGTTGGCCAGGCAGGTCTGATTCTCGATATTGGCTGCGGAGATGGATATGGTTCGCTGAAGCTTGCACAGCTTGGCTATAAAGTGAAGGGAATTGACTTTTCGGAAGAAATGATCGCCATTGCAAAAAGGGAGGCTATACTTAACGGTCTCGAGTTTGAGCGTGGAGACGTGATGAAATTGCCGTTTGAAAATGACCAAGCGGACGCGCTGCTCGTTATTAACTGTTTAGAGTGGGTGCAGGAACCTAAACAAGCATTGCTGGAGCTGGTCCGGGTTCTTAAACCTGGCGGGGCTGCCTGTATTGCTGTTTTGGGACCGACAGCAGGACCCCGAAGCAACAGCTATCCAAGGCTGAATGGGGAGCCTGCTATTTGCAATACAATGATGCCATGGGAATTTGCAAGGCTTGCCGAAGAAAATAAATGGAAACTTCTTGATCAGCAATCCGTATATAAAGATGGGGTTAAACGGGAGATGGCCGGATCGCTAAGCTTAGAATTAAAGCAAGCCCTTTCTTTTTTGACTCTTTTCATGTTTAAAAATGAAAAGGAGATGAAGTAA
- a CDS encoding glutathione peroxidase, translating into MSIYDFKAETIKGIEQSLSEYEGKVLLIVNTASKCGFTPQLKGLQELYEKYSSEGLEILGFPCNQFMNQEPGSEEEIEAFCERNYGVGFPMFAKVHVNGKDAHPLFSYLTEELPGMLGSEGVKWNFTKFLVDRNGMPVNRFSPNTNPKDLEEPVKQLLSEQTASIQC; encoded by the coding sequence ATGAGCATATATGACTTTAAGGCTGAAACGATCAAAGGGATTGAACAATCACTTTCCGAATATGAAGGCAAAGTGCTTCTGATAGTAAACACTGCAAGTAAATGCGGGTTTACTCCGCAATTAAAAGGTCTTCAGGAGCTTTATGAAAAGTATTCATCAGAGGGACTTGAGATTCTCGGTTTCCCATGCAACCAATTCATGAATCAGGAGCCTGGAAGTGAAGAGGAAATTGAAGCGTTTTGTGAACGAAACTATGGAGTTGGTTTCCCGATGTTTGCAAAAGTCCATGTCAACGGGAAGGATGCCCATCCTCTATTCAGCTATTTAACAGAAGAGCTGCCTGGTATGCTCGGTTCAGAGGGCGTAAAGTGGAATTTTACTAAATTTTTGGTTGACCGGAACGGAATGCCTGTAAACCGGTTCTCTCCGAACACGAACCCGAAGGATCTAGAGGAGCCGGTTAAGCAGCTGCTTTCTGAGCAGACGGCATCCATACAATGTTAA
- a CDS encoding formate--tetrahydrofolate ligase produces the protein MAAEKNGKSDIEIASNSSMKSIADVASSIGIQGEELELYGTYKAKLSDALLKRLGTAQDGKLILVTSINPTPAGEGKSTVTVGLGQALNRIGKKAVIAMREPSLGPVMGLKGGAAGGGYSQVLPMDDINLHFTGDLHAITSANNALSAFIDNHIHQGNELELDPGKIVWKRALDINDRALRNVVTGLGGASNGLAREDQFDITAASEIMAVLCMAENLQDLKQRLSNIVAGYTKNKQPVTVGDLGFEGALTLLLKDAVKPNLVQTIEHTPALIHGGPFANIAHGCNSLIATKAALKLGDYAVTEAGFGADLGAEKFLNIKARAGGLKPAAVVIVATIRALKMHGGIAKNDLRASNPEALIKGCENLQKHIETIRAFGLPYAVAVNRFTADSDKEIHALQSWCGDHGHPCALTEVWEKGGEGGVELAEIVTRLADRDSDFSPLYQLEVPFKEKARVIAEKVYGADEVLLTSKAEKQLADIEANGWGDLPLCMAKTQYSLSDDPKKLGRPDRFSITIREIKPSAGAGFLVALTGEIMTMPGLPKKPAALNMDVDADGRAKGLF, from the coding sequence ATGGCTGCTGAAAAGAATGGTAAATCTGATATTGAAATCGCTTCGAACTCCAGCATGAAGTCGATTGCTGATGTAGCTTCATCAATCGGCATTCAAGGAGAAGAGCTTGAATTATACGGTACATATAAGGCAAAGCTGTCCGATGCATTATTAAAAAGGCTCGGTACAGCGCAGGATGGAAAATTGATCCTTGTTACATCCATTAATCCTACACCTGCCGGAGAAGGCAAGTCAACAGTGACAGTAGGCTTAGGGCAGGCGCTGAACCGGATCGGCAAAAAGGCGGTAATTGCTATGCGGGAGCCGTCACTCGGACCGGTTATGGGACTTAAAGGAGGAGCAGCGGGGGGCGGTTACTCCCAGGTGCTGCCTATGGATGACATAAATCTTCATTTTACTGGCGACCTGCATGCCATCACCTCTGCCAATAATGCTTTGTCTGCTTTTATCGACAACCATATCCATCAGGGAAATGAGCTGGAGCTTGATCCTGGAAAGATCGTGTGGAAAAGGGCACTGGATATCAATGACCGGGCTCTGCGCAATGTGGTTACGGGACTTGGTGGTGCATCAAACGGTTTGGCCAGGGAAGATCAGTTTGATATTACAGCTGCATCTGAAATCATGGCTGTTTTGTGCATGGCAGAAAATCTTCAGGATCTGAAACAGCGTCTTTCGAACATTGTGGCTGGATATACAAAAAATAAACAGCCGGTTACGGTCGGGGATCTCGGTTTTGAAGGAGCTTTAACGCTATTGCTGAAGGATGCGGTCAAACCGAATTTAGTTCAGACGATTGAACATACTCCGGCATTAATACACGGCGGCCCTTTTGCCAATATTGCTCATGGATGCAATAGTCTGATTGCCACAAAAGCAGCACTTAAATTGGGAGATTATGCAGTAACAGAAGCAGGATTCGGTGCAGATCTCGGTGCAGAAAAATTTCTGAATATTAAAGCGCGGGCTGGAGGATTGAAACCTGCAGCCGTTGTGATCGTTGCAACCATACGGGCGCTGAAAATGCACGGAGGCATTGCGAAAAATGACCTGCGTGCTTCCAATCCTGAAGCTTTGATAAAGGGCTGTGAAAATCTGCAAAAGCATATTGAAACAATCCGCGCATTCGGGTTGCCGTATGCAGTAGCCGTTAACCGGTTCACGGCAGATTCGGACAAGGAAATTCATGCCTTGCAATCGTGGTGCGGCGATCATGGCCACCCATGTGCTTTAACCGAGGTATGGGAAAAAGGAGGAGAAGGAGGAGTGGAGCTTGCAGAAATCGTCACTAGACTTGCTGATCGAGACTCCGATTTTTCTCCGCTTTATCAATTGGAAGTTCCGTTTAAGGAAAAAGCAAGAGTTATTGCGGAAAAGGTATATGGGGCAGATGAGGTCCTTCTTACCTCTAAAGCGGAAAAACAGCTGGCAGATATTGAAGCGAACGGCTGGGGGGATTTGCCTCTTTGTATGGCGAAAACACAGTATTCTCTCTCAGATGATCCAAAAAAACTGGGAAGACCCGATCGTTTTTCAATTACGATAAGGGAAATTAAGCCGTCAGCAGGTGCAGGCTTTCTCGTCGCACTCACGGGAGAAATTATGACGATGCCTGGTCTGCCGAAAAAACCGGCTGCCCTAAACATGGATGTAGATGCAGATGGCCGCGCCAAAGGATTATTTTGA
- a CDS encoding diglucosyl diacylglycerol synthase, with translation MKSKQKVLILTAKYGNGHVQVANTLVNHCRNMGIEDVIVCDLYNESHPVFSEITQYLYLKSFSIGKQFYRLFYYGVDKMYNKRMMNLYYKMGHKRLHEIILKEDPDIIINTFPMIVVPEYRRRTGTVIPTFNVITDFCLHKIWVHENIDKYYVANHHVKEKIVRLGIRPSAVNVTGIPIRSQFEEEMDQGQLIEKYGLDPNKKTLLIMAGAHGVLKNVRELCQSFLQYDHLQTIVVCGKNQVLKDSLTPLANAYPKQIKALGYVERVDELFRISSCMITKPGGITLSEAAAIGLPVILYKPVPGQEKENSIFFENSGAAVVVNKYEEIQESVDYLMNNEHLLSSMSSNIKKLHNSSSADTILHDILKEAVVITKENEKKMKGSVNY, from the coding sequence TTGAAATCCAAACAAAAGGTTTTGATTCTGACGGCCAAGTATGGAAATGGGCATGTTCAGGTAGCAAACACATTGGTGAATCATTGCAGAAATATGGGGATTGAAGATGTGATTGTTTGTGATCTTTATAATGAATCACATCCTGTTTTTTCTGAAATAACCCAGTATCTGTATTTAAAAAGCTTCTCAATCGGAAAGCAGTTTTATCGTTTGTTCTACTACGGTGTAGACAAAATGTACAATAAACGAATGATGAATCTCTATTATAAAATGGGGCATAAAAGACTTCATGAAATCATTTTGAAGGAAGATCCCGATATCATTATCAACACCTTTCCGATGATTGTGGTTCCTGAATACCGGAGAAGAACAGGAACCGTCATTCCGACGTTTAATGTCATAACCGATTTCTGCCTTCATAAAATCTGGGTGCACGAAAATATTGATAAATATTATGTGGCAAACCACCATGTAAAAGAAAAAATCGTCCGGCTGGGGATTCGTCCTTCTGCTGTTAATGTTACAGGAATCCCGATCCGCTCTCAATTTGAAGAAGAAATGGATCAAGGCCAGCTGATTGAAAAATACGGACTCGATCCCAATAAAAAGACTTTGCTGATCATGGCTGGGGCCCATGGTGTTCTGAAAAACGTCAGGGAACTGTGCCAGTCCTTTCTCCAATATGATCATTTGCAGACGATCGTCGTTTGCGGGAAAAACCAAGTGCTAAAAGACAGCCTAACTCCTCTGGCCAATGCCTATCCGAAGCAAATTAAGGCGCTTGGCTATGTTGAGCGGGTGGATGAGCTGTTCCGCATTTCTTCCTGCATGATCACGAAACCCGGAGGTATCACTTTAAGCGAAGCAGCTGCTATCGGGCTTCCTGTCATCCTTTATAAGCCGGTGCCTGGACAGGAGAAGGAGAATTCGATTTTCTTTGAAAACAGCGGTGCTGCAGTAGTAGTGAACAAGTACGAAGAAATACAGGAGAGCGTCGATTATCTTATGAATAATGAACACCTTCTTTCCAGTATGAGCAGCAACATTAAGAAACTTCACAATTCAAGTTCTGCTGATACGATTCTGCATGACATTTTGAAAGAAGCTGTTGTGATTACTAAAGAGAATGAGAAAAAGATGAAGGGTTCTGTAAATTATTAA
- a CDS encoding metal-dependent hydrolase: MDTSTHIAMGFGLAGLASLDPAVAADPALAQAVLAGTLLGSNAPDFDYAVKLAKGQGMYLRHHRAASHSVPALFLWGILLTACIWPFFAGISAAHLFGWTLAAVLIHVFVDLFNSYGTQAGRPFLRKWITFDAIYIFDPFIMALHVIGFVLWGSGFPAGTVFAIIYFIMIGYMVQRAFASKSVKEKAASGIAPEYTKVKAIPTISWGIWNVCAESESSFITGEYRNGKIEWIHHFEKDDLSSPVIQASIQDQNVQHFLVNAEMAHPLFWRRSDGYEVRWFDVRYRTKNHYPFMAIVKLDHEGNISESAAGWLHHVQTLEKPGSLNESVSH, translated from the coding sequence ATGGATACGAGCACACATATTGCAATGGGCTTCGGACTTGCCGGCCTCGCATCTCTAGATCCGGCGGTAGCCGCCGATCCCGCCCTTGCACAAGCCGTTTTAGCCGGTACACTATTGGGTTCAAATGCCCCTGATTTTGATTACGCAGTTAAGCTGGCCAAAGGACAAGGCATGTATTTGCGGCATCATCGCGCAGCTTCCCATTCTGTTCCAGCCTTATTTTTATGGGGAATACTTCTGACAGCCTGCATTTGGCCGTTTTTTGCAGGGATATCGGCTGCCCATCTTTTCGGCTGGACACTTGCTGCCGTTCTCATTCATGTATTTGTGGATTTGTTTAATTCCTATGGAACTCAGGCTGGCAGGCCTTTTTTGAGAAAATGGATCACCTTTGATGCCATCTACATTTTTGATCCATTTATTATGGCCCTTCACGTAATCGGATTTGTATTATGGGGATCAGGATTCCCTGCAGGAACCGTATTTGCTATTATCTATTTTATTATGATTGGATATATGGTGCAGCGAGCCTTTGCATCAAAATCGGTAAAAGAAAAAGCTGCATCCGGGATTGCTCCTGAATATACAAAGGTAAAAGCCATTCCCACCATCAGTTGGGGAATATGGAATGTTTGCGCCGAATCTGAATCCTCTTTCATAACAGGAGAATATCGGAACGGAAAGATTGAGTGGATCCATCACTTTGAAAAAGATGACCTCTCCTCCCCTGTTATACAAGCATCTATACAGGATCAGAATGTACAGCACTTTCTCGTGAACGCAGAAATGGCTCACCCTCTGTTCTGGAGAAGATCAGATGGATATGAAGTCAGATGGTTCGACGTCCGATACAGAACGAAAAATCATTATCCCTTCATGGCCATCGTTAAATTGGATCATGAAGGAAACATTTCAGAATCTGCAGCCGGATGGCTGCACCATGTCCAGACACTTGAAAAGCCGGGATCCTTAAATGAATCTGTTTCGCATTGA
- the metA gene encoding homoserine O-acetyltransferase MetA, protein MPINIPSNLPAKAILEAENIFIMDEHRAAAQDIRPLDILILNLMPQKEKTETQLLRLLGNTPLQVNITFLHMKTHKSKNVQPQHLEEFYTTFDHVKHRSFDGLIVTGAPVEQLPFEDVSYWEELQQIFKWSSEHVTSTLHICWGAQAGLYYHYGVEKIPLESKCFGIFPHTVSAPSEKLVRGFDEEFYVPHSRHTDISKDQAAAHKDLLILSESEEAGVCLLMSKDGKRVFLTGHPEYDAYTLDEEYKRDLERGMPISQPLHYYRGGKPKNGPLFRWKSHASLLFSNWLNYYVYQETPFIWQNEDGN, encoded by the coding sequence TTGCCAATTAATATCCCCTCAAATCTTCCGGCTAAAGCGATACTTGAAGCAGAAAATATTTTCATTATGGATGAACACCGGGCTGCGGCTCAGGACATCCGTCCGCTTGATATTTTGATTTTGAATCTAATGCCGCAGAAGGAAAAGACCGAAACGCAGCTGCTGCGATTGCTTGGAAACACTCCGCTGCAGGTGAACATCACGTTTTTGCATATGAAAACCCATAAGTCCAAAAATGTTCAGCCGCAGCACTTAGAAGAGTTCTATACAACGTTTGATCATGTTAAACATCGTAGTTTTGACGGATTGATTGTGACAGGGGCTCCTGTCGAGCAGCTTCCATTTGAGGACGTATCCTATTGGGAGGAACTGCAGCAGATTTTTAAATGGAGTTCCGAGCATGTAACTTCGACTCTTCATATATGCTGGGGGGCACAAGCTGGCCTTTACTATCACTATGGTGTAGAAAAAATACCGCTGGAAAGCAAATGCTTCGGAATTTTCCCCCATACGGTAAGTGCCCCATCAGAAAAACTCGTACGCGGGTTTGATGAGGAATTCTATGTTCCCCATTCCAGGCATACAGATATATCAAAAGACCAAGCTGCCGCCCATAAGGACCTCCTTATTCTTTCTGAATCCGAGGAAGCCGGCGTATGCCTGCTGATGTCCAAGGACGGAAAGCGGGTGTTTTTAACGGGACATCCTGAATATGACGCCTATACCCTGGATGAGGAATATAAAAGAGATCTCGAACGGGGAATGCCGATCAGCCAGCCCCTCCATTATTACAGAGGCGGCAAGCCAAAGAACGGCCCTTTATTCAGATGGAAGTCCCATGCGAGCCTTCTTTTCTCCAACTGGCTCAATTATTACGTCTACCAGGAGACTCCATTTATCTGGCAAAACGAAGATGGGAATTAA
- a CDS encoding DUF2564 family protein, producing the protein MDNFSKEEPVSGLNDLAQLELAVEASQKMTGSSTMSMDPEALSQAQKSIEDAKSHLEQVKLTGVDQGFLENQKKLLDQCQHQLNEARK; encoded by the coding sequence ATGGATAATTTCAGCAAAGAAGAACCGGTTAGCGGATTAAATGACCTTGCCCAGCTTGAGCTTGCCGTTGAGGCTTCACAAAAAATGACTGGCTCAAGCACTATGAGCATGGATCCTGAAGCATTGAGCCAGGCACAGAAATCAATTGAGGATGCGAAATCCCATCTTGAACAGGTCAAACTCACTGGAGTGGACCAGGGTTTCCTTGAAAATCAAAAAAAGCTGCTGGATCAGTGCCAGCATCAGTTAAACGAAGCTAGGAAATAG